A genomic segment from Luteolibacter ambystomatis encodes:
- a CDS encoding DUF3160 domain-containing protein — translation MKTRQMLLGAWLCGATAFSQVALPEAAPGPFAPVPAKLSTGPELPTQPMEPKPPALKDCANATAVYKTLGIKLSDEQKKTLEKDRFILIPLESTWLAEDLPTTDEEKEWAFTQDEMLSAFSQTGGTDPEDRKPWQTRLITPDVVLHAWHAGFSRVLEYIEQRRLHEVLTIFLEGSLDNVRELRSKATGPAADRLGWTEARFAAPWILLGPPAPPDPDPSKDFDEEGKPKPTPPRPSYDEVVKQRLARIKAELPAEAGAALEKEISLVMAAEGMSSSPLFGKYAPDKPSDYTQYKVRSHYTKSDTLGGYFRAMMFLGRNGYELKSAEAIGDAQLATLAMARTTSKGATPLTAWKEVMEITGFFAGQSDDITYTEFREWIGSTLGKPALETEAALSTDTATKLTAALGKLRAPIIVSTGHADQTTSPDSDPKAFRVFGQRFTWDARVLDRLTRGAPQDMPALPTAAMIPAAFGDEKAEAISKDYLKAIPDKGAAYAAEFDKRLPDIRKELAGVSDNDWFASMASKQLHVISMLAKKRNANFPAYMQSPGFAAKNVISMLGSYTELKHDTVLYAKQSYAEMGDGAEEGKIPPAPHGLVQPDVAFWREMERLATFANDGFTRHKLLPDAEEEFNRFRMFAKSIKRFREIAEKDVAGQPITDKDWEAIRTADFSQMARPILPYDEPKPGEGKNALVTDIHTDAAGGKALHQGLGRPQVMIAIGGGRHGNRLLVGLAYNYYEFARSLEKGRMTDEEWQSHIYVAKPELPARSVWQPPVTKPATVKREE, via the coding sequence ATGAAAACCCGGCAAATGCTTCTCGGGGCTTGGTTGTGTGGTGCCACGGCGTTCTCACAGGTCGCTCTTCCGGAGGCCGCTCCGGGTCCGTTCGCGCCGGTTCCGGCGAAGCTTTCCACCGGCCCCGAACTCCCGACCCAGCCGATGGAGCCGAAGCCGCCCGCGCTCAAGGACTGCGCCAATGCCACTGCGGTTTACAAGACCCTCGGCATCAAGCTCAGTGATGAGCAGAAGAAGACGCTCGAAAAAGACCGCTTCATCCTGATTCCGCTTGAATCCACCTGGTTGGCAGAAGACCTGCCGACCACCGATGAGGAAAAGGAGTGGGCGTTCACGCAGGACGAGATGTTGAGCGCCTTTTCCCAAACCGGCGGCACCGATCCGGAAGACCGCAAGCCGTGGCAGACGCGGCTCATCACTCCGGATGTGGTGCTGCACGCTTGGCATGCCGGGTTTTCGCGGGTGTTGGAATACATCGAACAGCGCCGCCTGCATGAAGTGCTCACCATCTTCCTCGAAGGCTCTCTCGACAATGTCCGCGAACTGCGCTCGAAAGCGACCGGCCCGGCGGCGGATCGCCTTGGTTGGACGGAAGCCCGCTTTGCCGCGCCGTGGATTTTGTTGGGGCCGCCCGCACCACCGGATCCCGATCCTTCGAAGGACTTCGATGAAGAGGGTAAGCCGAAGCCAACACCGCCGCGTCCATCGTACGATGAGGTGGTGAAGCAGCGCCTCGCCAGGATCAAAGCGGAACTACCCGCCGAGGCGGGAGCGGCCTTGGAAAAGGAAATCAGTCTCGTCATGGCGGCGGAAGGCATGTCCTCCTCGCCCTTGTTCGGCAAATACGCGCCGGACAAACCTTCCGATTACACCCAGTATAAAGTCCGCTCGCACTACACCAAGAGCGACACGCTCGGCGGCTACTTCCGCGCGATGATGTTCCTGGGTCGCAACGGCTACGAATTGAAGAGCGCGGAAGCGATCGGAGACGCGCAGCTCGCGACGCTGGCAATGGCCCGCACAACCTCGAAAGGCGCGACTCCTTTGACCGCTTGGAAGGAGGTGATGGAGATCACCGGTTTCTTCGCCGGCCAGAGCGATGACATCACCTACACGGAATTCCGCGAATGGATCGGCTCCACGCTCGGCAAGCCCGCGCTGGAAACCGAGGCCGCGCTTTCCACGGACACCGCCACGAAGCTCACCGCCGCACTCGGCAAACTGCGCGCGCCGATAATCGTTTCCACCGGTCATGCCGACCAAACCACTTCGCCGGATTCCGATCCGAAGGCCTTTCGTGTGTTCGGCCAGCGTTTCACCTGGGATGCGCGCGTGCTCGATCGATTGACCCGCGGTGCCCCGCAGGACATGCCCGCGCTGCCAACCGCGGCGATGATTCCCGCGGCCTTCGGCGACGAGAAGGCGGAGGCGATTTCGAAAGACTATCTCAAGGCGATCCCGGACAAGGGAGCAGCCTACGCGGCGGAGTTCGACAAGCGGCTGCCGGACATCCGCAAGGAACTCGCGGGCGTGAGCGACAACGATTGGTTCGCCTCGATGGCATCGAAGCAGCTCCATGTGATCTCGATGCTGGCGAAGAAACGCAACGCGAATTTCCCCGCCTACATGCAGTCCCCCGGCTTCGCGGCGAAGAATGTGATCTCGATGCTCGGCTCCTACACCGAGCTGAAGCACGACACCGTGCTCTACGCGAAGCAGAGCTACGCCGAAATGGGTGATGGTGCGGAAGAAGGCAAGATCCCGCCCGCACCCCACGGCCTGGTGCAACCGGACGTGGCCTTCTGGCGCGAGATGGAACGCCTTGCCACCTTCGCCAACGACGGCTTCACCCGCCACAAGCTGCTGCCGGATGCGGAGGAAGAATTCAACCGCTTCCGGATGTTCGCGAAATCGATCAAGAGGTTCCGCGAAATCGCCGAGAAGGACGTGGCCGGCCAGCCGATCACGGACAAGGATTGGGAAGCGATCCGCACCGCCGATTTCTCGCAAATGGCGCGCCCGATCCTACCCTATGACGAACCAAAACCCGGCGAAGGCAAGAACGCGCTGGTCACGGACATCCACACGGATGCCGCCGGCGGCAAGGCCCTGCACCAGGGACTCGGCCGCCCGCAGGTGATGATCGCCATCGGCGGTGGCCGCCATGGCAACCGCCTGCTGGTGGGACTGGCCTACAACTACTATGAGTTTGCGAGATCGCTGGAAAAGGGCCGCATGACCGATGAGGAATGGCAGTCCCACATCTACGTGGCGAAACCCGAACTCCCGGCGCGCTCCGTCTGGCAGCCGCCGGTGACCAAGCCCGCGACCGTGAAGCGCGAGGAATGA
- a CDS encoding ExbD/TolR family protein translates to MPVKLSGGGGDHEEEARIEIVPLIDIMFFLLASFMLVSLSMTQIHRINVKVPQASTAVHDAKPPTIHLAIDAQGVTTWDTAIVTPTEITNRLKNLPVTDETRVLIAADEETRHKSIVAVIDAIRAAKVEKYGFETKTPSK, encoded by the coding sequence ATGCCGGTCAAACTTTCAGGCGGCGGTGGCGATCACGAGGAGGAAGCCCGGATCGAGATCGTTCCGCTCATCGACATCATGTTCTTCCTGCTCGCCAGCTTCATGCTGGTGAGCCTGAGCATGACACAGATCCACCGGATCAACGTGAAGGTCCCGCAGGCCTCCACGGCCGTGCATGACGCGAAGCCACCGACAATCCATCTCGCCATCGACGCCCAGGGCGTGACCACATGGGACACCGCCATCGTCACTCCCACGGAGATCACCAACCGGTTGAAGAACCTGCCCGTGACCGATGAAACGCGTGTGCTTATCGCCGCGGACGAAGAAACGAGGCACAAGTCCATCGTCGCCGTGATCGATGCCATCAGGGCCGCCAAGGTTGAAAAGTACGGCTTCGAAACCAAAACTCCCAGCAAGTGA
- a CDS encoding MotA/TolQ/ExbB proton channel family protein, with translation MLFANIVIEKFQHGGWVMWPILVTFFLALCVLLERSLWWASLKRTIRRSQHEQARETLGTGRFDATWQIVGNSSDPFLINLRDGMTHAHTSMLAAMQLHASDLLEKAEARQWVLGTIITLAPLLGLLGTVVGIMGSFSSIGDDALAVSKVSGGIGEALIATAAGLGIAISCLLPYNYFRKRVAVLRGDFERWINHAELLVQNAKAHGHDLEAFAAARHINR, from the coding sequence ATGTTGTTCGCCAATATTGTCATCGAGAAGTTCCAGCACGGCGGCTGGGTCATGTGGCCCATCCTCGTCACCTTTTTCCTCGCCCTCTGCGTGCTCCTCGAGCGCTCCCTGTGGTGGGCATCCCTGAAGCGCACGATCCGCCGTTCCCAGCACGAGCAGGCGCGTGAAACACTCGGCACCGGCCGGTTTGATGCCACATGGCAGATCGTCGGCAATTCGAGTGATCCGTTCCTCATCAACCTGCGGGATGGCATGACCCACGCCCACACCTCCATGCTCGCCGCGATGCAACTGCATGCGTCCGACCTGCTGGAGAAGGCGGAGGCACGCCAGTGGGTGCTCGGTACCATCATCACGCTCGCCCCGCTCCTTGGTCTGCTGGGCACCGTGGTCGGCATCATGGGCTCCTTCAGCTCCATCGGTGATGACGCGCTGGCCGTGTCGAAGGTCTCCGGCGGTATCGGTGAGGCGCTCATCGCCACCGCGGCCGGTCTCGGCATCGCGATCAGCTGCCTGCTGCCCTACAACTATTTCCGCAAGCGCGTGGCGGTCCTCCGCGGCGACTTCGAGCGCTGGATCAACCACGCCGAGTTGCTGGTGCAGAACGCGAAAGCCCACGGCCACGACCTTGAGGCATTCGCCGCGGCCCGTCACATCAACCGTTGA
- a CDS encoding GNAT family N-acetyltransferase — translation MHPPEQITTARLVLRRPKASDQADRYAYASDPEVARYMDWAMPESPLDMPSVESSAARWQAGRDFNWVITARPSDQAIGNIACRIEGDTADFGYLLSRDCWSRGYATEAAAALFEWLHGLDSITRIEATCDIDNAASVRVLEKVGLTFQGTHRERIIRPNLEPGVPREVLVYAWVREAHPRASG, via the coding sequence ATGCACCCACCCGAACAAATCACGACCGCACGCTTGGTTCTGAGAAGGCCCAAAGCTTCCGATCAGGCCGATCGGTATGCTTACGCCAGTGATCCGGAAGTGGCCCGCTACATGGACTGGGCCATGCCGGAAAGCCCTCTCGACATGCCCAGTGTGGAGAGTTCCGCGGCACGCTGGCAGGCCGGACGGGATTTCAACTGGGTCATCACGGCCAGACCCTCGGATCAGGCGATCGGAAACATCGCATGCCGGATCGAGGGCGATACCGCAGACTTCGGCTACCTGCTGTCGCGAGACTGCTGGAGCCGAGGCTACGCCACCGAAGCGGCTGCCGCACTCTTCGAGTGGCTACACGGTCTGGATAGCATCACACGCATTGAGGCAACGTGCGACATCGACAACGCGGCTTCCGTCCGGGTACTCGAGAAAGTCGGCCTGACATTCCAAGGCACCCACCGGGAGCGAATCATCCGGCCCAATCTCGAGCCCGGAGTTCCCCGGGAAGTGCTGGTATATGCATGGGTCCGCGAGGCTCATCCCCGCGCCTCCGGATAG
- a CDS encoding pyridoxal phosphate-dependent aminotransferase, with translation MDSISSRIAQVLPSLTLAVTNQAKAMQAKGEEVYGLAGGEPHSDTPDFIKEAAIKALQEGKTKYTASAGIPELRQALSEKLLKDNGLTYDPKQICVTAGAKMACFNAILAVVEEGDEVIIPTPYWVSYPEMVRLAGGIPVLVETKESTGWKMTPEQFEDAMTPATKMVILNSPSNPTGAVYTEQELRDIGDIALGEDIVILSDEIYEKLVYGDAKHVSIASLSEELYNLTITVNGFSKAYSMTGWRLGYTAAPKALAEAIDKIQNHTVSNVTSFAQYAAVAALTGDQTFIEDLRGEYDVSRQFMFNRLKGINNIRVVEPKGAFYFFVYTGNLGLKSQNLCDKLLSRYKVAAVPGIAFGYDDGIRLSYCTTLDVLNEGLTRFEQFCREH, from the coding sequence ATGGACAGCATTTCATCCCGCATCGCACAGGTTCTACCGTCGCTCACTCTGGCCGTCACGAACCAGGCCAAGGCCATGCAGGCCAAGGGCGAGGAAGTTTACGGTCTCGCCGGTGGCGAGCCCCACTCCGATACCCCGGACTTCATCAAGGAAGCCGCCATCAAGGCGCTGCAGGAGGGCAAGACCAAGTACACCGCTTCCGCCGGTATCCCGGAACTGCGCCAAGCCCTTTCCGAGAAGCTCCTCAAGGACAACGGCCTGACCTACGATCCGAAGCAGATCTGCGTCACCGCAGGTGCCAAGATGGCATGCTTCAACGCCATCCTCGCCGTCGTAGAGGAAGGTGACGAAGTCATCATTCCGACTCCCTACTGGGTGTCCTATCCGGAGATGGTCCGCCTCGCCGGCGGCATCCCGGTGCTGGTGGAAACCAAGGAGTCCACCGGCTGGAAGATGACTCCGGAGCAGTTCGAGGACGCCATGACCCCGGCGACCAAGATGGTCATCCTCAACTCGCCCTCGAACCCGACCGGTGCCGTCTATACCGAACAGGAGCTTCGGGACATCGGTGACATCGCCCTGGGCGAGGACATCGTCATCCTGTCTGACGAAATCTACGAAAAGCTCGTCTATGGTGATGCCAAGCACGTCTCCATCGCCTCCCTCAGCGAAGAGCTCTACAACCTCACCATCACCGTCAACGGCTTCTCCAAGGCCTACTCGATGACCGGCTGGCGCCTCGGCTACACCGCCGCGCCCAAGGCTCTCGCCGAAGCGATCGACAAGATCCAGAACCACACCGTCTCGAACGTCACCTCCTTCGCCCAATACGCGGCGGTGGCGGCCCTGACCGGTGACCAGACCTTCATCGAAGACCTCCGTGGCGAATACGACGTGAGCCGCCAGTTCATGTTCAACCGCCTGAAGGGCATCAATAACATCCGCGTGGTCGAGCCGAAGGGAGCGTTCTACTTCTTCGTCTACACCGGCAACCTCGGACTGAAGTCCCAGAACCTCTGCGACAAGCTCTTGTCGCGATACAAGGTGGCTGCCGTTCCGGGGATCGCTTTTGGCTATGACGATGGCATCCGCCTCAGCTACTGCACCACGCTGGATGTGCTCAATGAGGGCCTGACCCGCTTCGAGCAGTTCTGCCGCGAGCATTGA
- a CDS encoding energy transducer TonB — MSPLFQVVNISTLAAWLTMAGASSVACWVKVDYILPERKGIELKLSDDEGLLDLDLEAAGSAPTDIADAEPTEDVPTPEPVAVEPVPEIPEVPKIEPLPEVPDLPEPKPDSLVTEKPKEKPRPQVVKAKTTGSAPRSTSRPATSAANSGAGAGSGAGTAAGTGAGQVGADRFAGGRRPRPNYPSDCRSRGEQGRVSFVLTVDEQGNVVDVRIKSSPYPGLASATESGVRRWKFKPGARGSIQASVTFNLTDAH, encoded by the coding sequence ATGAGCCCGCTCTTCCAAGTCGTCAATATTTCCACCCTCGCCGCGTGGTTGACCATGGCGGGAGCCAGTTCGGTGGCTTGTTGGGTCAAGGTGGACTACATACTGCCGGAGCGGAAGGGCATTGAGTTGAAGCTGTCGGATGACGAAGGTTTGTTGGATCTCGATCTGGAAGCCGCCGGCTCCGCACCAACAGACATCGCGGATGCCGAGCCGACGGAAGACGTTCCCACACCGGAGCCGGTTGCGGTCGAGCCCGTGCCGGAGATTCCGGAAGTTCCCAAGATCGAACCGCTGCCCGAAGTGCCGGATCTTCCCGAGCCGAAGCCGGACAGCCTTGTGACCGAGAAGCCCAAGGAGAAGCCGCGTCCCCAGGTGGTCAAGGCGAAGACCACGGGTTCCGCACCCCGGAGTACTTCCCGTCCCGCCACTTCCGCTGCCAACAGCGGCGCTGGAGCCGGCAGTGGCGCGGGTACCGCGGCAGGCACCGGTGCGGGCCAGGTGGGGGCGGATCGTTTCGCCGGTGGCCGCAGGCCGAGGCCCAACTATCCCAGCGACTGCCGCTCCCGTGGTGAGCAGGGCCGCGTATCCTTTGTCCTGACCGTGGACGAACAGGGCAATGTGGTGGACGTCCGCATCAAGTCCTCCCCCTATCCAGGGTTGGCATCCGCCACGGAGAGCGGCGTGCGCCGCTGGAAGTTCAAGCCCGGGGCCCGTGGCAGCATCCAGGCGTCCGTGACCTTCAACCTGACGGATGCCCACTGA
- the amrB gene encoding AmmeMemoRadiSam system protein B: MLRAAAAEPYPLFYDTSALFLPAIISAEKNVRPLEQPVTGVTVPHHLLAADMIADTLRLASAHRYKRILLLSPDHFRRGTTPCSTTTRPFKTVLGDVPVDEAAVRALLGDAAVSESSLFSHEHGIQAILPFLARWFPGTPVVPMTLDIRSKPEDWPALAQRLKPLVTPDTLIVQSTDFSHYLPQPAAAERDQQTMRLLACGDAAGIPALGQPQNLDSKACQWLHMTLEREVNGIAAPVVVDNRNAIRYGGRRDEPRTTSYITQVYSPRFIPASSLPGEAWFFGGDTQFGRNIANLSKERLDAMFEKILAVTGSRPLVVNLEGVVLDDPPSGQQHPMRIGMASAITLEQLHKLHVAAVSIANNHSLDYGREARKGMKKTLADHGIVVLDEGTSTDLGPFRIGTATDVINLPSPANAVLAADSFDVWKQPDSKKPLFAFLHAGIEYRDAPGARERWLAEWTENAGAALVIGSHPHRPSKGWERSEKSLRFYSMGNLIFDQSDPANSGGLVEVRFFEQGTWAARWLPLGNLYRNSK; encoded by the coding sequence ATGCTGCGGGCCGCGGCGGCGGAGCCTTATCCGCTGTTCTACGATACCTCCGCGCTGTTCCTGCCTGCCATCATCAGCGCGGAGAAGAACGTCCGGCCGCTGGAGCAGCCGGTGACGGGTGTGACCGTGCCGCATCACCTGCTGGCTGCGGATATGATCGCGGACACGCTGCGGCTGGCATCGGCGCATCGTTACAAGCGGATCCTGCTGCTCAGCCCGGATCATTTCCGCCGCGGCACCACGCCTTGCTCCACCACCACGCGGCCCTTCAAGACCGTGCTGGGTGATGTGCCGGTGGACGAAGCAGCCGTGCGCGCGCTGCTCGGCGATGCGGCGGTTTCGGAGTCCTCGCTGTTTTCGCACGAACACGGCATCCAGGCGATCCTGCCGTTCCTCGCACGCTGGTTTCCCGGCACACCGGTGGTGCCGATGACGCTCGATATCCGCTCGAAGCCGGAGGATTGGCCCGCTCTCGCCCAACGTCTCAAACCTCTGGTCACACCAGACACCTTGATCGTCCAATCCACAGACTTCTCCCACTACCTGCCGCAACCTGCAGCGGCGGAACGCGACCAGCAAACGATGCGTCTGCTGGCCTGCGGAGATGCCGCTGGCATTCCGGCCTTGGGACAACCGCAGAACCTCGATTCCAAAGCCTGCCAATGGCTGCACATGACACTGGAGCGGGAGGTGAATGGCATCGCCGCTCCGGTGGTGGTGGATAACCGCAATGCCATCCGCTATGGCGGTCGCAGGGACGAGCCGCGCACCACTTCCTACATCACGCAGGTCTATTCGCCGCGCTTCATTCCGGCATCGTCGCTTCCGGGCGAAGCATGGTTCTTTGGAGGAGACACCCAGTTCGGCAGGAACATCGCGAATCTATCGAAGGAACGGCTGGATGCCATGTTCGAGAAAATCCTCGCCGTCACCGGTTCGCGTCCGCTGGTGGTGAATCTGGAAGGCGTGGTGCTGGATGATCCTCCATCCGGCCAGCAACATCCGATGCGCATCGGCATGGCTTCCGCAATCACCTTGGAACAACTCCACAAACTCCATGTGGCTGCCGTCTCCATCGCGAACAATCATTCACTCGACTACGGCCGCGAAGCCCGCAAGGGGATGAAGAAGACTTTGGCTGATCACGGCATCGTCGTGCTGGACGAAGGCACTTCCACCGATCTCGGCCCCTTCCGGATCGGAACCGCAACCGACGTCATCAATCTCCCTTCTCCCGCGAATGCGGTGCTGGCAGCGGATTCCTTCGATGTATGGAAGCAGCCGGACTCCAAGAAGCCCTTGTTCGCATTCCTTCACGCGGGCATCGAGTATCGGGATGCGCCGGGAGCGCGCGAACGATGGCTGGCGGAGTGGACTGAAAACGCGGGGGCGGCACTGGTGATCGGCTCTCATCCACATCGACCGTCAAAAGGATGGGAACGATCGGAAAAATCGCTGCGGTTTTATTCGATGGGGAATCTGATTTTCGATCAGAGCGATCCGGCGAACAGCGGAGGGCTGGTCGAGGTGCGCTTCTTCGAACAAGGAACGTGGGCGGCGAGATGGCTTCCCTTGGGCAATCTGTATCGCAACTCGAAGTAA
- a CDS encoding RDD family protein, protein MDFWIIRDGEKAGPFPDYEIRRKIETGELGPADPVWSESMAGWTPVGEVPVFRVTIERPPVLPPPLPAHAVAAPPVWRRFWARMFDFTLYGVFLWGFLTLGKVDLKSVAANPWFIGLQLIPWFVIEIGLIHWFATTPGKALLGLKVLNRDGSKLSAVQSLRRAVLVCVAGVGLGLNLLFPICLTISWISLRRVGASLWDFVGGHETVRTYPPAWRTVAFVFLFLTAMNVQGWLLKPVAFSLKPEELEQMPAWFRDFYEKARQESL, encoded by the coding sequence ATGGATTTCTGGATCATCCGCGACGGCGAGAAAGCCGGTCCGTTTCCCGACTACGAGATTCGTCGTAAAATCGAGACGGGTGAACTCGGCCCGGCCGATCCGGTCTGGAGCGAGAGCATGGCAGGTTGGACCCCCGTCGGGGAGGTTCCTGTATTCCGTGTCACTATCGAGCGACCGCCGGTGCTGCCACCGCCCCTGCCTGCACACGCGGTCGCCGCTCCGCCGGTGTGGCGGCGTTTCTGGGCGAGGATGTTCGACTTCACCCTCTATGGCGTCTTCCTGTGGGGCTTTCTCACCCTGGGGAAGGTGGACCTGAAGTCCGTGGCGGCAAATCCCTGGTTCATCGGGCTGCAACTGATCCCGTGGTTCGTGATCGAGATCGGATTGATCCACTGGTTCGCCACCACTCCCGGCAAAGCCTTGCTGGGGCTGAAGGTGCTCAATCGCGATGGCTCGAAACTCTCGGCGGTGCAGAGCCTCCGGCGGGCGGTCCTGGTGTGCGTCGCGGGTGTCGGGCTGGGGCTCAACCTGCTGTTCCCGATCTGCCTCACAATCAGTTGGATCAGTCTCCGGCGGGTGGGTGCCAGCTTGTGGGATTTTGTGGGTGGCCACGAAACCGTCCGCACCTACCCTCCCGCGTGGCGGACGGTGGCTTTCGTGTTTCTTTTCCTCACCGCCATGAACGTGCAGGGGTGGTTGCTGAAGCCGGTGGCTTTCAGCCTGAAACCCGAGGAGCTGGAGCAGATGCCAGCTTGGTTCCGCGATTTTTACGAAAAAGCCCGACAGGAATCCTTGTAG
- a CDS encoding 50S ribosomal protein L11 methyltransferase, whose amino-acid sequence MFVWSKLSAAKWMDAWEERFAGNPNLAIEIIKGGKSVRVQVYCNTRREADVIIEQWGGSVRPLASDWHKKEVPLPRPIKVRDVFLVTGESKPKELAKIRKEHPGRDIISIPPEMAFGTGDHATTSTCLRLLVDIARERKGTDWTVADLGTGTGLLAIAARKLGSGEAYACDFDPFAVKVAIENLGRNGVDGVEVKEQNILKWKPRKKGYDVVLANIFSTVLIQAWPVIAKSVAPGGDLIVSGILATQAWDVFTAAAANGLGFTQVIRKGKWVTARGGRMVDLVEKV is encoded by the coding sequence ATGTTTGTTTGGTCGAAACTCTCCGCCGCGAAGTGGATGGATGCTTGGGAAGAACGCTTCGCTGGGAATCCCAACCTCGCCATCGAGATCATCAAGGGCGGCAAGTCCGTGCGCGTGCAGGTCTATTGCAACACCCGCAGGGAGGCGGATGTCATCATCGAGCAGTGGGGGGGATCCGTCCGGCCGCTGGCCAGCGATTGGCACAAGAAGGAGGTCCCGCTGCCGCGCCCGATCAAAGTCCGCGATGTGTTTCTCGTTACGGGTGAGAGCAAGCCGAAGGAGCTCGCGAAGATCCGCAAGGAACATCCCGGCCGCGACATCATCTCGATCCCGCCGGAAATGGCCTTCGGCACCGGCGATCATGCCACCACCTCCACCTGCCTGCGTCTGCTGGTGGACATCGCTCGCGAGCGCAAGGGCACGGATTGGACGGTGGCGGACCTCGGCACCGGCACCGGCCTGCTCGCCATCGCCGCCCGGAAGCTGGGTTCCGGCGAGGCCTACGCCTGCGATTTCGATCCCTTTGCCGTGAAGGTCGCCATCGAAAATCTCGGTCGCAACGGTGTGGATGGCGTCGAAGTGAAGGAACAGAACATCCTCAAGTGGAAGCCGCGCAAGAAGGGCTATGATGTGGTCCTGGCCAACATTTTTTCCACCGTGCTCATCCAGGCGTGGCCGGTGATCGCGAAATCGGTGGCACCGGGCGGTGATCTGATCGTCTCCGGTATCCTCGCCACCCAGGCGTGGGACGTTTTCACCGCTGCCGCCGCCAATGGCCTCGGGTTTACCCAAGTGATCCGGAAGGGGAAATGGGTGACCGCGCGCGGTGGACGGATGGTGGATTTGGTGGAGAAGGTCTGA
- the trpC gene encoding indole-3-glycerol phosphate synthase TrpC: MSDKLAQIIATKHQEVEALIPRAAHLRAGALMRNDFGGFRAALDRGPGKLGVIAEVKKASPSVGLIDPDFDPVRQAKRYLDGGASCLSILTDEKYFQGSLSYLTQISRFSNAPLLRKDFTIHPVQIHEAVVSGADAILLIVAALDDDLLRKLYDEAKSFQLDVLVEVHDLPEMERALELGADLIGINNRNLKTFEIDLATTEALADEVPDEVLLVSESGIKTLTDAQRALDAGANAVLIGESLMRAHNPSEEIEAYLALEAS, translated from the coding sequence GTGTCCGACAAGCTCGCCCAGATCATCGCCACCAAGCACCAGGAAGTCGAAGCGCTGATTCCCCGCGCCGCCCACCTGCGCGCGGGCGCGCTGATGCGGAATGACTTCGGCGGCTTCCGCGCGGCCCTCGACCGCGGCCCGGGCAAGCTGGGCGTGATCGCCGAGGTGAAGAAGGCGTCCCCCTCCGTGGGTCTGATCGATCCGGACTTCGATCCGGTCCGCCAGGCGAAGCGCTATCTCGATGGCGGCGCATCCTGCCTCTCCATCCTGACGGACGAGAAGTATTTCCAAGGCTCGCTGAGCTACCTCACCCAGATCTCGCGCTTTTCCAACGCCCCCCTGCTCCGCAAGGACTTCACCATCCATCCGGTGCAGATCCACGAGGCCGTGGTTTCCGGCGCGGACGCCATCCTCCTGATCGTGGCGGCGCTCGATGATGACCTGCTCCGCAAGCTCTACGACGAGGCGAAGTCCTTCCAGCTCGACGTGCTGGTGGAAGTCCACGACCTGCCGGAAATGGAACGTGCGCTGGAACTCGGTGCGGACCTGATCGGCATCAACAACCGCAACCTGAAGACCTTCGAAATCGACCTCGCCACCACCGAAGCCCTCGCCGACGAGGTGCCGGACGAGGTGCTGCTGGTGTCCGAAAGCGGCATCAAGACGCTCACCGATGCCCAGCGCGCGCTCGATGCCGGTGCGAACGCGGTGCTGATCGGCGAGAGCCTGATGCGCGCGCACAATCCCTCCGAGGAGATCGAGGCGTATCTGGCGCTGGAGGCGAGCTGA